In Mycteria americana isolate JAX WOST 10 ecotype Jacksonville Zoo and Gardens chromosome 3, USCA_MyAme_1.0, whole genome shotgun sequence, a single genomic region encodes these proteins:
- the BTBD3 gene encoding BTB/POZ domain-containing protein 3 isoform X2, whose translation MAADIFPRKKPANTNTTAVQQYHQQNLNNNNTIPAPNWQGLYPTIRERNAVMFNNDLMADVHFVVGPPGGTQRLPGHKYVLAVGSSVFHAMFYGELAEDKDEIRIPDVEPAAFLAMLKYIYCDEIDLAADTVLATLYAAKKYIVPHLARACVNFLETSLSAKNACVLLSQSCLFEEPDLTQRCWEVIDAQAELALKSEGFCDIDFQTLESILRRETLNAKEIVVFEAALNWAEVECQRQELTATIENKRKVLGKALYLIRIPTMALDDFANGAAQSGILTLNETNDIFLWYTAAKKPELQFVSKPRKGLVPQRCHRFQSCAYRSNQWRYRGRCDSIQFAVDKRVFIAGFGLYGSSCGSAEYSAKIELKRQGVILGQNLSKYFSDGSSNTFPVWFEYPVQIEPDTFYTASVILDGNELSYFGQEGMTEVQCGKVTVQFQCSSDSTNGTGVQGGQIPELIFYA comes from the exons atggCTGCTGATATCTTTCCCCGAAAGAAACCAGCCAACACTAATACAACTGCTGTCCAGCAGTACCACCAGCAAAATCTCAATAACAACAATACTATTCCAGCACCTAATTGGCAAGGACTTTATCCAACCATCAGAGAGAG AAATGCAGTGATGTTCAACAATGACTTGATGGCAGATGTTCATTTTGTGGTCGGGCCACCAGGTGGGACCCAGCGGCTGCCAGGACACAAA TATGTCCTGGCTGTTGGGAGCTCTGTATTCCATGCGATGTTTTACGGAGAGCTTGCTGAGGACAAAGATGAAATCCGTATACCAGATGTTGAGCCTGCTGCTTTTCTCGCAATGCTGAA atacaTATATTGTGATGAAATTGATTTGGCTGCAGATACCGTACTGGCCACTCTTTATGCTGCCAAGAAGTATATCGTCCCTCATCTTGCCCGCGCCTGCGTCAACTTTCTAGAGACAAGTCTAAGTGCAAAGAATGCCTGCGTGCTGCTTTCCCAGAGCTGCTTATTCGAGGAACCTGACCTGACCCAGCGCTGTTGGGAAGTGATTGATGCCCAAGCTGAGCTAGCTTTGAAGTCTGAGGGCTTCTGTGACATTGATTTTCAGACACTTGAAAGCATTCTCCGAAGGGAGACTCTGAATGCCAAAGAAATAGTTGTTTTCGAAGCAGCTCTGAACTGGGCTGAAGTGGAGTGTCAGCGACAAGAGCTAACAGCTACCATAGAGAACAAGCGCAAAGTCCTCGGGAAGGCTCTGTACTTGATACGCATCCCTACCATGGCACTCGACGACTTCGCAAATGGCGCTGCTCAGTCTGGTATTCTGACTCTCAACGAAACCAATGATATCTTCCTCTGGTATACGGCTGCCAAAAAGCCAGAGTTACAGTTTGTAAGCAAGCCCCGGAAAGGCCTCGTTCCTCAGCGATGCCACCGTTTCCAGTCCTGCGCTTACCGCAGCAACCAGTGGCGGTACAGGGGCCGGTGTGACAGCATCCAGTTTGCTGTTGATAAGAGAGTGTTTATTGCTGGCTTTGGGCTGTATGGCTCCAGCTGTGGATCAGCAGAGTACAGTGCCAAGATTGAACTCAAACGACAAGGAGTTATCCTAGGCCAGAACTTGAGTAAATATTTCTCAGATGGTTCTAGTAACACTTTTCCCGTGTGGTTTGAATATCCAGTGCAGATTGAGCCTGACACCTTTTACACAGCTAGTGTGATTCTGGATGGTAACGAACTCAGCTATTTTGGACAAGAAGGAATGACAGAAGTTCAGTGTGGGAAGGTGACTGTTCAGTTTCAGTGCTCTTCGGACAGTACAAATGGCACTGGGGTACAGGGAGGGCAAATTCCCGAACTCATATTTTACGCTTGA
- the BTBD3 gene encoding BTB/POZ domain-containing protein 3 isoform X1 yields MVDEKGKNMKCLTFFLMLPETVKNRSKKSSKKGNSSSSSSSKLPPVCYEIITLKTKKKKKMAADIFPRKKPANTNTTAVQQYHQQNLNNNNTIPAPNWQGLYPTIRERNAVMFNNDLMADVHFVVGPPGGTQRLPGHKYVLAVGSSVFHAMFYGELAEDKDEIRIPDVEPAAFLAMLKYIYCDEIDLAADTVLATLYAAKKYIVPHLARACVNFLETSLSAKNACVLLSQSCLFEEPDLTQRCWEVIDAQAELALKSEGFCDIDFQTLESILRRETLNAKEIVVFEAALNWAEVECQRQELTATIENKRKVLGKALYLIRIPTMALDDFANGAAQSGILTLNETNDIFLWYTAAKKPELQFVSKPRKGLVPQRCHRFQSCAYRSNQWRYRGRCDSIQFAVDKRVFIAGFGLYGSSCGSAEYSAKIELKRQGVILGQNLSKYFSDGSSNTFPVWFEYPVQIEPDTFYTASVILDGNELSYFGQEGMTEVQCGKVTVQFQCSSDSTNGTGVQGGQIPELIFYA; encoded by the exons ATGGtagatgagaaaggaaagaacatgAAATGTCTCACCTTCTTCTTGATGCTTCCAGAGACGGTCAAGAACAGGTCCAAGAAGAGCTCTAAGAAGggaaatagcagcagcagtagcagcagcaaattGCCTCCAGTTTGCTATGAAATCATTACCTTGAAgaccaaaaagaagaagaagatggCTGCTGATATCTTTCCCCGAAAGAAACCAGCCAACACTAATACAACTGCTGTCCAGCAGTACCACCAGCAAAATCTCAATAACAACAATACTATTCCAGCACCTAATTGGCAAGGACTTTATCCAACCATCAGAGAGAG AAATGCAGTGATGTTCAACAATGACTTGATGGCAGATGTTCATTTTGTGGTCGGGCCACCAGGTGGGACCCAGCGGCTGCCAGGACACAAA TATGTCCTGGCTGTTGGGAGCTCTGTATTCCATGCGATGTTTTACGGAGAGCTTGCTGAGGACAAAGATGAAATCCGTATACCAGATGTTGAGCCTGCTGCTTTTCTCGCAATGCTGAA atacaTATATTGTGATGAAATTGATTTGGCTGCAGATACCGTACTGGCCACTCTTTATGCTGCCAAGAAGTATATCGTCCCTCATCTTGCCCGCGCCTGCGTCAACTTTCTAGAGACAAGTCTAAGTGCAAAGAATGCCTGCGTGCTGCTTTCCCAGAGCTGCTTATTCGAGGAACCTGACCTGACCCAGCGCTGTTGGGAAGTGATTGATGCCCAAGCTGAGCTAGCTTTGAAGTCTGAGGGCTTCTGTGACATTGATTTTCAGACACTTGAAAGCATTCTCCGAAGGGAGACTCTGAATGCCAAAGAAATAGTTGTTTTCGAAGCAGCTCTGAACTGGGCTGAAGTGGAGTGTCAGCGACAAGAGCTAACAGCTACCATAGAGAACAAGCGCAAAGTCCTCGGGAAGGCTCTGTACTTGATACGCATCCCTACCATGGCACTCGACGACTTCGCAAATGGCGCTGCTCAGTCTGGTATTCTGACTCTCAACGAAACCAATGATATCTTCCTCTGGTATACGGCTGCCAAAAAGCCAGAGTTACAGTTTGTAAGCAAGCCCCGGAAAGGCCTCGTTCCTCAGCGATGCCACCGTTTCCAGTCCTGCGCTTACCGCAGCAACCAGTGGCGGTACAGGGGCCGGTGTGACAGCATCCAGTTTGCTGTTGATAAGAGAGTGTTTATTGCTGGCTTTGGGCTGTATGGCTCCAGCTGTGGATCAGCAGAGTACAGTGCCAAGATTGAACTCAAACGACAAGGAGTTATCCTAGGCCAGAACTTGAGTAAATATTTCTCAGATGGTTCTAGTAACACTTTTCCCGTGTGGTTTGAATATCCAGTGCAGATTGAGCCTGACACCTTTTACACAGCTAGTGTGATTCTGGATGGTAACGAACTCAGCTATTTTGGACAAGAAGGAATGACAGAAGTTCAGTGTGGGAAGGTGACTGTTCAGTTTCAGTGCTCTTCGGACAGTACAAATGGCACTGGGGTACAGGGAGGGCAAATTCCCGAACTCATATTTTACGCTTGA